The Hyla sarda isolate aHylSar1 chromosome 1 unlocalized genomic scaffold, aHylSar1.hap1 SUPER_1_unloc_12, whole genome shotgun sequence genome has a window encoding:
- the LOC130297956 gene encoding zinc finger protein 260-like isoform X1 gives MTQTSIHSLLYIHCVIAGSGEEGNPRKKETSEIMKRCSGEDVEIMKRSLGEDGEIMERSSGEDGEVVERCSGDDGEIMERSSGQDGEIMERSSGQDGEIMERSSGEDGVIMERSSGDDGEIMERSSGQDGEIMERSSGQDGEIMERSSGQEGEIMERSSGEDGEIMERSSGEDLLTPNVHPDLSYNNPPDHQEPSPHRPHIVTTRTEERGGERNQCDECGKYFRNSLGLIKHKQSHERIKPYPCSECGKCFAEKSTLKRHRRIHTGKKSHSCSECEKCFTNKSALVVHERIHTGEKPYSCSECGKCFTSKGNLVRHERIYTGEKPYSCSEYGKCFKTKSVLVLHERIHTGEKPYSCSECGKCFTSKSILVIHERIHTGEKPYSCSECGKCFTQKGNLAMHQTIHTGEKPYSCLECGKWFKSKSELVLHQRSHTVEKQYSCSECGKNFTTASSLFIHERIHTGEKPYSCSECGKCFTTKSALVVHERIHTGEKPYSCSECGICFTAKPALVLHERIHTGEKPYSCSECGKCFTSKDNLVRHERIHTGEKPYSCSECGKCFKTKSALVLHERIHTGEKPYSCSECGKCFNNKPHLVRHERIHTGEKPYSCLECGKCFIVKSYLVTHERSHTGEKPYSCSECGKCFRQKSQLVLHERSHTGEKPYSCSECGKCFKIKSVLVVHERVHTGEKPYSCSECGKCFTTTSSLVLHERVHTGEKPYSCSVCGKCFTSASNLVAHERIHTGEKPYSCSECGKCFIVKSNLVTHKRIHTEDKPYSCSECGKCFKQKSNLITHERIHTREKP, from the coding sequence GAAATCCCAGAAAGAAGGAAACATCAGAGATCATGAAGCGCTGCTCGGGAGAAGATGTAGAGATCATGAAGCGCTCattaggagaagatggagagatcatggagcgctcctcaggagaagatggagaggtcGTGGAGCGCTGCTCAGGAgatgatggagagatcatggagcgctcctcaggacaagatggagagatcatggagcgctcctcaggacaagatggagagatcatggagcgctcctcaggagaagatggagtgatcatggagcgctcctcaggagatgatggagagatcatggagcgctcctcaggacaagatggagagatcatggagcgctcctcaggacaagatggagagatcatggagcgctcctcaggacaagagggagagatcatggagcgctcctcaggagaagatggagagatcatggagcgctcctcaggagaagacctccttacccctaatgtccatccagatctatcctataataatccCCCTGATCATCAGGAACCTTCTCCTCACCGACcacacattgttaccacaaggacagaggagagagggggggAAAGGAATCAATGTGATGAATGTGGGAAATATTTCAGAAATAGTTTAGGTCTTATTAAACACAAACAaagtcatgaaagaataaagccatatccgtgttcagaatgtgggaaatgttttgcagaGAAATCAACTCTTAAAAGACATAGGAGAATCCACACAGGAAAAAAGTcacattcatgttcagaatgtgaaaaatgttttacaaataaATCAGCGCTTGTTGTACatgaaagaattcacacaggagagaagccatattcatgttcagaatgtgggaaatgttttacaagtaAAGGTAATCTTGTTAGACATGAGAGAAtttacacaggagagaagccatattcatgttcagaatatgGAAAATGTTTTAAAACTAAATCAGTGCTTGTtctacatgagagaattcacacaggagaaaagccatattcgtgttcagaatgtgggaaatgttttacaagtaaatccattcttgttatacatgagagaattcacactggagagaagccatattcatgttcagaatgtggaaaatgctttacACAAAAAGGAAATCTTGCTATGCATCAgacaattcacacaggagagaagccatattcatgtttagaatgtggaaaatggtTTAAATCTAAATCAGAGCTTGTTCTACATCAGAGAAGTCACACAGTAGAAAAgcaatattcatgttcagaatgtgggaaaaatTTTACAACTGCATCAAGTCTTtttatacatgagagaattcacacaggagagaagccatattcttgttcagaatgtggaaaatgttttacaacTAAATCAGCGCTTGTTGTACatgaaagaattcacacaggagagaagccatattcatgttcagaatgtggaatatGTTTTACAGCTAAACCAGCGCTTGTTCTACatgaaagaattcacacaggagagaagccatattcatgttcagaatgtggaaaatgttttacaagtAAAGATAATCTTGttagacatgagagaattcacacaggagagaagccatattcatgttcagaatgtggaaaatgttttaaaacTAAATCAGCGCTTGTtctacatgagagaattcacacaggagagaagccatattcatgttcagaatgtgggaaatgttttaataataaaccacatcttgttagacatgagagaattcacacaggagagaagccatattcatgtttagaatgtgggaaatgctttatagttaaatcatatcttgttacccacgagagaagtcacacaggagagaagccatattcttgttcagaatgtggaaaatgttttagacAGAAATCACAGCTTGTtctacatgagagaagtcacacaggagagaagccatattcatgttcagaatgtggaaaatgttttaaaattaaaTCAGTGCTTGTTGTACATGAGAgagttcacacaggagagaagccgtattcatgttcagaatgtgggaaatgttttacaactACATCAAGTCTTGTGTTACATGAGAgagttcacacaggagagaagccatattcatgttcagtatgtgggaaatgttttacaagtgCATCCAATCTTGTtgcacatgagagaattcacacaggagagaagccatattcatgctcagaatgtgggaaatgctttatagttaaatcaaatcttgttacccataagagaattcacacagaggataaaccatattcatgttcagaatgtgggaaatgttttaagcAGAAATCAAATCTTATTacccatgagagaattcacacaagaGAGAAGCCATAG
- the LOC130297956 gene encoding zinc finger protein 260-like isoform X2, protein MKRCSGEDVEIMKRSLGEDGEIMERSSGEDGEVVERCSGDDGEIMERSSGQDGEIMERSSGQDGEIMERSSGEDGVIMERSSGDDGEIMERSSGQDGEIMERSSGQDGEIMERSSGQEGEIMERSSGEDGEIMERSSGEDLLTPNVHPDLSYNNPPDHQEPSPHRPHIVTTRTEERGGERNQCDECGKYFRNSLGLIKHKQSHERIKPYPCSECGKCFAEKSTLKRHRRIHTGKKSHSCSECEKCFTNKSALVVHERIHTGEKPYSCSECGKCFTSKGNLVRHERIYTGEKPYSCSEYGKCFKTKSVLVLHERIHTGEKPYSCSECGKCFTSKSILVIHERIHTGEKPYSCSECGKCFTQKGNLAMHQTIHTGEKPYSCLECGKWFKSKSELVLHQRSHTVEKQYSCSECGKNFTTASSLFIHERIHTGEKPYSCSECGKCFTTKSALVVHERIHTGEKPYSCSECGICFTAKPALVLHERIHTGEKPYSCSECGKCFTSKDNLVRHERIHTGEKPYSCSECGKCFKTKSALVLHERIHTGEKPYSCSECGKCFNNKPHLVRHERIHTGEKPYSCLECGKCFIVKSYLVTHERSHTGEKPYSCSECGKCFRQKSQLVLHERSHTGEKPYSCSECGKCFKIKSVLVVHERVHTGEKPYSCSECGKCFTTTSSLVLHERVHTGEKPYSCSVCGKCFTSASNLVAHERIHTGEKPYSCSECGKCFIVKSNLVTHKRIHTEDKPYSCSECGKCFKQKSNLITHERIHTREKP, encoded by the coding sequence ATGAAGCGCTGCTCGGGAGAAGATGTAGAGATCATGAAGCGCTCattaggagaagatggagagatcatggagcgctcctcaggagaagatggagaggtcGTGGAGCGCTGCTCAGGAgatgatggagagatcatggagcgctcctcaggacaagatggagagatcatggagcgctcctcaggacaagatggagagatcatggagcgctcctcaggagaagatggagtgatcatggagcgctcctcaggagatgatggagagatcatggagcgctcctcaggacaagatggagagatcatggagcgctcctcaggacaagatggagagatcatggagcgctcctcaggacaagagggagagatcatggagcgctcctcaggagaagatggagagatcatggagcgctcctcaggagaagacctccttacccctaatgtccatccagatctatcctataataatccCCCTGATCATCAGGAACCTTCTCCTCACCGACcacacattgttaccacaaggacagaggagagagggggggAAAGGAATCAATGTGATGAATGTGGGAAATATTTCAGAAATAGTTTAGGTCTTATTAAACACAAACAaagtcatgaaagaataaagccatatccgtgttcagaatgtgggaaatgttttgcagaGAAATCAACTCTTAAAAGACATAGGAGAATCCACACAGGAAAAAAGTcacattcatgttcagaatgtgaaaaatgttttacaaataaATCAGCGCTTGTTGTACatgaaagaattcacacaggagagaagccatattcatgttcagaatgtgggaaatgttttacaagtaAAGGTAATCTTGTTAGACATGAGAGAAtttacacaggagagaagccatattcatgttcagaatatgGAAAATGTTTTAAAACTAAATCAGTGCTTGTtctacatgagagaattcacacaggagaaaagccatattcgtgttcagaatgtgggaaatgttttacaagtaaatccattcttgttatacatgagagaattcacactggagagaagccatattcatgttcagaatgtggaaaatgctttacACAAAAAGGAAATCTTGCTATGCATCAgacaattcacacaggagagaagccatattcatgtttagaatgtggaaaatggtTTAAATCTAAATCAGAGCTTGTTCTACATCAGAGAAGTCACACAGTAGAAAAgcaatattcatgttcagaatgtgggaaaaatTTTACAACTGCATCAAGTCTTtttatacatgagagaattcacacaggagagaagccatattcttgttcagaatgtggaaaatgttttacaacTAAATCAGCGCTTGTTGTACatgaaagaattcacacaggagagaagccatattcatgttcagaatgtggaatatGTTTTACAGCTAAACCAGCGCTTGTTCTACatgaaagaattcacacaggagagaagccatattcatgttcagaatgtggaaaatgttttacaagtAAAGATAATCTTGttagacatgagagaattcacacaggagagaagccatattcatgttcagaatgtggaaaatgttttaaaacTAAATCAGCGCTTGTtctacatgagagaattcacacaggagagaagccatattcatgttcagaatgtgggaaatgttttaataataaaccacatcttgttagacatgagagaattcacacaggagagaagccatattcatgtttagaatgtgggaaatgctttatagttaaatcatatcttgttacccacgagagaagtcacacaggagagaagccatattcttgttcagaatgtggaaaatgttttagacAGAAATCACAGCTTGTtctacatgagagaagtcacacaggagagaagccatattcatgttcagaatgtggaaaatgttttaaaattaaaTCAGTGCTTGTTGTACATGAGAgagttcacacaggagagaagccgtattcatgttcagaatgtgggaaatgttttacaactACATCAAGTCTTGTGTTACATGAGAgagttcacacaggagagaagccatattcatgttcagtatgtgggaaatgttttacaagtgCATCCAATCTTGTtgcacatgagagaattcacacaggagagaagccatattcatgctcagaatgtgggaaatgctttatagttaaatcaaatcttgttacccataagagaattcacacagaggataaaccatattcatgttcagaatgtgggaaatgttttaagcAGAAATCAAATCTTATTacccatgagagaattcacacaagaGAGAAGCCATAG